The segment GACACAGCAGGCACCTCTCGTCGCAGATGCGCGGGAGTGTAACCCTGACACGCGCGTCATGTTCGGGCCGCTACGGCGAGCCGCCAGCCCGTGTGATGCACTGAACGGCGTGCGTATCCAGCGCGTCACCGACGACGACCGCCCCTGGATCGCGGACACGATCGCGTCGACCTTCGCGTCGACGCGGGTCGCGAGCCGCGGCCGCCTCATCGACGACGTGTCGCAGCTCGACGGCTACATCGCCGAGCTCGACGGTCATCCCATCGGCGTCGCGCTGTGGCTCGAGGTCGACGGCGCCGCCGAGCTCGTCGCGATCGTGACGACCTATCGCGGTGCCGGTGCCGGTGTCGCGTTGCTCGACGCGGCCGTCGAGCACGCGCGTGACGCCGGGTGGAAGCGGCTCTGGC is part of the Acidimicrobiia bacterium genome and harbors:
- a CDS encoding GNAT family N-acetyltransferase, with the protein product MRIQRVTDDDRPWIADTIASTFASTRVASRGRLIDDVSQLDGYIAELDGHPIGVALWLEVDGAAELVAIVTTYRGAGAGVALLDAAVEHARDAGWKRLWLITTNDNTDALRIYQRAGWDWIGFHRNSIEQSRVLKPEIPTLGQHGIPIAHELEFEYPL